Proteins found in one Pirellulales bacterium genomic segment:
- a CDS encoding MBL fold metallo-hydrolase: MKLHLLGTAGYHPTEKRHTACLMLPEQGIVLDAGTAMFRVRKHLITPHLDIYLTHAHLDHVAGLTFLFDVLAEKQMERVTIHALPEKLAAISDHLLAEQIFPVKLPYEMRPLVQDAPLAGDGKLRHFPLAHPGGSLGLRLDWPEHSLAYVTDTNTPGACASYIDEIRGVDLLVHECYYSDGMEKMAQLTGHSCATPVAQAAKAARVGRLLLVHMNPLSEEDDPIGMPKIVDIFPEADIAEDGMEVEF, translated from the coding sequence ATGAAGCTGCATCTGTTGGGAACCGCCGGCTATCATCCCACAGAAAAGCGCCATACCGCCTGCTTGATGCTGCCGGAGCAGGGTATTGTGCTCGATGCCGGCACCGCCATGTTTCGCGTGCGGAAGCATTTAATTACGCCGCACTTGGATATTTATTTAACGCACGCCCATTTGGATCACGTGGCGGGCCTGACGTTTTTGTTCGACGTGCTGGCCGAAAAGCAAATGGAACGGGTGACCATTCATGCCCTGCCTGAGAAACTGGCGGCGATCAGCGACCATTTACTGGCCGAGCAGATTTTTCCCGTCAAGTTGCCCTACGAAATGCGGCCGTTGGTGCAGGATGCGCCGCTGGCTGGCGACGGCAAGCTGCGGCATTTTCCGCTGGCGCATCCGGGCGGATCGCTGGGCCTGCGCTTGGATTGGCCCGAGCATTCGCTGGCCTATGTAACCGATACCAACACGCCCGGGGCGTGTGCCTCGTACATCGATGAAATTCGCGGCGTCGATTTGCTGGTTCACGAGTGTTATTATTCCGACGGCATGGAAAAAATGGCCCAACTCACGGGCCACAGCTGCGCCACGCCGGTGGCCCAGGCGGCGAAGGCCGCGCGCGTGGGGCGCTTGCTGCTGGTGCACATGAATCCGCTTAGCGAAGAGGACGATCCAATCGGCATGCCCAAAATTGTGGATATTTTTCCCGAAGCCGATATCGCCGAGGACGGCATGGAAGTGGAGTTTTAA